In Erpetoichthys calabaricus chromosome 6, fErpCal1.3, whole genome shotgun sequence, one genomic interval encodes:
- the LOC114653071 gene encoding PWWP domain-containing DNA repair factor 3A-like isoform X2, which yields MSKRQDQEDHGSSELVEEYIDTATPSVGEQAGCVAAVGQLTEEQVAQVFAAAEISRAYRRTQHEKLLEFIIKDHGADDHLLAVVSRKVSSKWLKNYENPKGHRVMTYIEDEEMIDGLYNFLDEVLSRAVGTFERIDRVHIILDVLMPEALIKAIQTVERISLPEAENLFMDGPVYSEFEKKSLTYLFCNSWKHKESNTEAFKLRITVQPYSNKCVSFFTSLLPFLFLCVKMTVHNRVVCI from the exons ATGTCTAAAAGGCAGGACCAAGAAGATCATGGCAGCAGTGAACTCGTTGAGGAATATATTGATACAGCCACACCAAG TGTAGGAGAGCAGGCTGGCTGTGTGGCTGCAGTAGGGCAGCTGACTGAAGAACAAGTGGCTCAGGTTTTTGCAGCTGCAGAGATCAGCAGGGCCTACAGGAGGACTCAACATGAAAAACTGTTAGAGTTCATAATAAAGGACCATGGAGCAGATGATCACTTGCTG gctgttgtatctCGTAAGGTATCGTCCAAATggttaaaaaattatgaaaatcctaAAGGTCACCGGGTAATGACTTATATAGAAGATGAGGAGATGATAGATGGCCTCTACAACTTCTTGGATGAAGTGCTGTCAAGAGCTGTAGGCACTTTTGAGAGGATTGACAGAGTTCacatcattctggatgtgctgatgCCAGAG GCTCTTATTAAAGCTATACAAACAGTTGAGAGGATTTCCCTACCAGAGGCAGAAAATCTGTTCATGGATGGACCAGTATACAGTGAGTT tgagaAGAAGAGTTTGACATACTTGTTTTGCAACAGTTGGAAGCACAAGGAAAGCAACACTGAGGCATTTAAACTCAGGATTACAGTTCAACCCTACTCAAATAAATGTGTctctttttttacttctcttttgccttttttatttctgtgtgttaaaatgactgtgcataatagagttgtatgtatttaa
- the LOC114653071 gene encoding PWWP domain-containing DNA repair factor 3B-like isoform X1 has protein sequence MYSEKLLRSHPTGVFVVIRRVILTVSTVFQCIHFSEKTQLFRPKPHSLHKTNATCDSLMHLFVCVHSVGEQAGCVAAVGQLTEEQVAQVFAAAEISRAYRRTQHEKLLEFIIKDHGADDHLLAVVSRKVSSKWLKNYENPKGHRVMTYIEDEEMIDGLYNFLDEVLSRAVGTFERIDRVHIILDVLMPEALIKAIQTVERISLPEAENLFMDGPVYSEFEKKSLTYLFCNSWKHKESNTEAFKLRITVQPYSNKCVSFFTSLLPFLFLCVKMTVHNRVVCI, from the exons ATGTATTCAGAAAAGCTATTGAGATCACATCCAACAGGGGTTTTTGTAGTGATCCGCAGAGTAATCCTCACAGTTTCAACTGTCTTCCAATGTATCCACTTTTCCGAGAAAACACAACTGTTCAGACCAAAACCACACAGCTTGCATAAGACAAATGCTACATGTGACAGTCTGatgcatttatttgtgtgtgtccacAGTGTAGGAGAGCAGGCTGGCTGTGTGGCTGCAGTAGGGCAGCTGACTGAAGAACAAGTGGCTCAGGTTTTTGCAGCTGCAGAGATCAGCAGGGCCTACAGGAGGACTCAACATGAAAAACTGTTAGAGTTCATAATAAAGGACCATGGAGCAGATGATCACTTGCTG gctgttgtatctCGTAAGGTATCGTCCAAATggttaaaaaattatgaaaatcctaAAGGTCACCGGGTAATGACTTATATAGAAGATGAGGAGATGATAGATGGCCTCTACAACTTCTTGGATGAAGTGCTGTCAAGAGCTGTAGGCACTTTTGAGAGGATTGACAGAGTTCacatcattctggatgtgctgatgCCAGAG GCTCTTATTAAAGCTATACAAACAGTTGAGAGGATTTCCCTACCAGAGGCAGAAAATCTGTTCATGGATGGACCAGTATACAGTGAGTT tgagaAGAAGAGTTTGACATACTTGTTTTGCAACAGTTGGAAGCACAAGGAAAGCAACACTGAGGCATTTAAACTCAGGATTACAGTTCAACCCTACTCAAATAAATGTGTctctttttttacttctcttttgccttttttatttctgtgtgttaaaatgactgtgcataatagagttgtatgtatttaa